CGGCGGCTGCTGGAGGGACTGCGGGCGGATGACGGGCTGCCGGTCTCCTGTTGGCCCGTCGATGCCCTGGCCAAACGCCTCGGCGGCGGGCCGCCTCGCTTGGATGCGCTGATCGACTGTCTGCGGGCCGAAGGCTTTGCGGCCCAGCGCTCCGGGGTGATGTCTGCTCAGTTCCGCTGCAATGCGCCCTTCTCGCGCGTGGTGGAGCTGGCTTCTGCGCTAAATAGGTAGCCGTTACGGCTTGGGTTCATGGCCTCGGAAATCTTCGGCACCGCAGCGCTGTTCTGGATTCTGATTCCCCTGGGTCTGGTGGGTGGCGCCCTGCTGCTGAAGCTTCAAGGCGACAACTGATCCCCAAATCGCGGGCCGGATCGGCTCGCCTTTAGGCTCGCTCCTCTCTTGAGTCAGCCCGATGCAGGTCCTGGTGATCGGTGGAACCGGAACCCTGGGTCGCCAGATCGCACGTCAGGCCTTGGATGCCGGCCATCAGGTCCGCTGCATGGTTCGCTCGCCGCGCAAGGCAGCGTTCCTGCAGGAGTGGGGTTGTGAGCTGACCCGCGGCGATCTGCTCGAGCCCGACAGCCTCGACTACGCCCTGGAGGGCCAAGAGGCCGTCATCGACGCAGCCACCGCCCGCGCGACGGATCCCGGCAGCGTCTACGACACCGACTGGACCGGAAAGCTGAATCTCCTGAACGCCTGTGAGCGGGCTGGGGTCAAGCGTTTCGTCTTCCTGTCACTGCTCGGCGCGGAGAAGCATCGCGATGTCCCCTTGATGGACATCAAGCACTGCACCGAGCAGGCGCTGATCGACTCCGACTTCGATTACACGATCCTGCGGGGTGTGGCCTTCATGCAGGGCCTGATCAGTCAGATCGCGATCCCGGTTCTCGAAAGTCAGACGGTTTGGGTGAGCGGCACGCCGACGCCGATCGCCTACATGAACACCCAGGACCTGGCCCGCTTTGCTGTGGCGGCCCTGAGCCGGGCTGAAACCAGCCGCAAGGCGTTCCCGGTGGTGGGGAACCGTGCTTGGAGCACCGGTGAGATCACCCAGATGTGTGAGAAATACACCTCCAAGAGCGCTCGCGTGATCCGAGTGCAGCCCTTCCTGCTGCGTCTGATGCAGAGCATCAGCGCCTTCTTTGAGCCGTCGGTGAACGTCGCGGAACGTCTGGCCTTCGACAAGGTGATGGGCGGCGGCGAACCCCTTTCGGCACCGATGGAGGAGAGCTATGCCGCCTTTGGCCTCGATCCGGCGGAGACCACCGACATGGAGGCGTATCTGAAGGAGTACTACGACACGATCCTCAAGCGCCTGCGGGACATGGAGGCGGACCTGGACAAGGACGCCAAGAAGAAACTGCCCTTCTGACCCCTGGCAGGCGAACTGGTTCGCTTGTACTATTGAATCGGTTTTGAGGTGATTCGGTGGCCATTGCTCAGATCAAAAACCTGCAGCGCCGTCTCGGTTTGCTTGAGCAAGAGGCCGTCGAAGAAGTGAGCCGCGCCTGCGGTAACGACCTCTGGCAGACCGTCGGCTTCGATGTCGTCGACAGCATGGAAGACGCCGATCGCCGCGCCCGCGCGAACTACTACTACGGGCAGCTCCAGGTGGTGCGTGAGCTGAAGGACGTCATCGGCTAGGGATATCAGCGCTCCTGTCTAGAAGCAGAGCGTCAGATCCTCGTGCTCGGCTGCTTTACGGGCGACGCGCTCTTTGAGGCAAGCAAGAAGACTCTGGATTCTGTCTTCGCCAGCGAGGTCTCTCCTGACAACCAGGCTCTCGCCGCTGATCAAGTTGAGGTTGTAGTCAATTGGGGTGAGATCGTTCATGACCTCCAGTCCCAAGCAGGTCGCATAGCCAAGGGTGACTTCATCCTTGGTCCGTCCTTCCCAGTGCTCTTCTTGGTAGCGCTTCATTCGTGCTTCCGTTGACCAAAGGCCTTGCGAGCGAAGAATGGCTTCGGTCTTGGGAAACCAGCCCTCGGGTAACGCCAGGGACGGGAAGGCTTCTAAGTCTTGCTGTGAAAGATTGCTTTTTCCGACAAGGGGGTGATTCTGATTCGCCACAAGCTTGACGGGTGTGTGGCAAAGGTCGATCACATAAAAGTCGGGGTCATCGATCTCTGGAAGATCGGGTTGATAGCTTCCGATCCATGCATCGATAACGCGGTCTTTCAACAAAGAGAGCGGTCGATTCATCCCAAAGTGGTTCCAGACCCCGTTCTCCCAGCCTTCGGGGGCGGGCTGGGCCAGTGTTGGTCCCGCCCAGAATGTGGCTTCGAGTCGCAGGTTTTCGCTCTCGTTTCTGAATCTGTAGAGCTGATGAACTTTGCGTTCGAGATTGAGAAGCGTTGTATCGCCTTTGATTGACCACTCGCTGAGTGGGTCTCTGAA
This DNA window, taken from Synechococcus sp. LTW-R, encodes the following:
- a CDS encoding NAD(P)H-binding protein, which codes for MQVLVIGGTGTLGRQIARQALDAGHQVRCMVRSPRKAAFLQEWGCELTRGDLLEPDSLDYALEGQEAVIDAATARATDPGSVYDTDWTGKLNLLNACERAGVKRFVFLSLLGAEKHRDVPLMDIKHCTEQALIDSDFDYTILRGVAFMQGLISQIAIPVLESQTVWVSGTPTPIAYMNTQDLARFAVAALSRAETSRKAFPVVGNRAWSTGEITQMCEKYTSKSARVIRVQPFLLRLMQSISAFFEPSVNVAERLAFDKVMGGGEPLSAPMEESYAAFGLDPAETTDMEAYLKEYYDTILKRLRDMEADLDKDAKKKLPF
- a CDS encoding LysR substrate-binding domain-containing protein, translated to MITVEDLNAFDLQIWLRSGEEAAQRLFVAQSTVSRRNTETQKLFGIKLFRDPLSEWSIKGDTTLLNLERKVHQLYRFRNESENLRLEATFWAGPTLAQPAPEGWENGVWNHFGMNRPLSLLKDRVIDAWIGSYQPDLPEIDDPDFYVIDLCHTPVKLVANQNHPLVGKSNLSQQDLEAFPSLALPEGWFPKTEAILRSQGLWSTEARMKRYQEEHWEGRTKDEVTLGYATCLGLEVMNDLTPIDYNLNLISGESLVVRRDLAGEDRIQSLLACLKERVARKAAEHEDLTLCF
- the petM gene encoding cytochrome b6-f complex subunit PetM, yielding MASEIFGTAALFWILIPLGLVGGALLLKLQGDN